The following proteins are co-located in the Nonlabens ponticola genome:
- a CDS encoding RagB/SusD family nutrient uptake outer membrane protein, translated as MKTTFKKLKRVFLSLLICTFLLLSCSEDFIDVDSNQETEEALTAERAPELVNAVYNSFLRWEVSSFAWTGISSIASDDADKGSIPSDTGADKSLLDALEITPTIISVAEVWSGHYDGIQRANQAISRISQFEMDEDLQNRLLGEARFLRALLYFRLVQVYGGVPLITDITSVEDINSDVLSRKTKEECYEFIESDLMFAIDALPLKSEYPPSELGRATKGAAQTLLAKVSMYQSKWEEVITLTDDVINSSEYALTPNYEDIWKDSFENNEESIFEIQARGNEPAAGIDKYSTIQGVRGESGWGWGFNTPSQDLADAYEDDDLRQDATFILAGETLFDGREISPNVPNPRYNQKAYSSILTESEQTGKNVRILRYAEVLLMNAEAKSIIGGDVATPLNLVRQRAGLDDSDDLSTEAVWKERRLELAFEHDRYFDLVRQGRAEEVLNSKGIRFIAGKHEVFPIPQEQIDLSGGALVQNPNY; from the coding sequence ATGAAAACAACGTTTAAAAAATTAAAAAGGGTCTTTTTATCATTATTAATATGCACCTTCTTACTTCTTTCCTGTTCTGAAGATTTTATTGACGTCGACTCAAATCAGGAAACCGAAGAAGCTCTAACCGCTGAAAGAGCTCCAGAACTGGTCAATGCAGTTTACAACAGCTTTCTTCGATGGGAAGTGAGCTCATTTGCATGGACTGGTATATCAAGTATTGCATCGGATGATGCTGATAAAGGCAGCATACCAAGTGATACTGGTGCAGATAAAAGTTTATTGGATGCGCTTGAAATAACACCTACAATTATATCAGTCGCTGAGGTATGGAGTGGTCACTATGATGGTATTCAAAGAGCAAATCAAGCTATCTCTAGAATCTCGCAATTTGAAATGGATGAAGATCTACAAAACAGGTTGTTAGGTGAGGCTAGATTCCTAAGAGCGCTCCTGTATTTCCGATTGGTTCAGGTTTATGGTGGCGTTCCTTTAATTACTGATATCACATCGGTTGAGGATATCAATTCAGATGTATTATCAAGAAAAACCAAAGAAGAATGCTATGAGTTCATAGAAAGTGATTTGATGTTTGCAATTGATGCGCTTCCTTTAAAAAGTGAATATCCTCCATCAGAGCTCGGTAGGGCGACCAAAGGTGCTGCCCAAACGCTGCTCGCGAAAGTAAGTATGTATCAATCCAAATGGGAAGAGGTAATTACACTGACAGATGACGTAATCAACTCTTCAGAATATGCTCTTACTCCAAACTATGAAGATATATGGAAAGATAGTTTTGAAAACAATGAAGAATCCATATTTGAAATTCAGGCTAGAGGTAATGAACCTGCTGCTGGAATCGATAAGTATAGCACTATCCAGGGCGTTCGTGGTGAAAGTGGTTGGGGTTGGGGCTTCAATACACCATCGCAAGATCTTGCGGACGCCTATGAGGATGATGATCTTAGACAAGATGCAACATTCATACTAGCTGGAGAAACATTGTTTGACGGTAGAGAAATAAGTCCTAACGTACCTAACCCTAGGTACAATCAAAAAGCGTACTCCAGTATTCTAACTGAATCAGAACAGACTGGTAAAAACGTAAGGATACTCAGGTATGCAGAAGTACTTCTGATGAATGCTGAGGCAAAGTCTATAATAGGCGGTGATGTAGCAACACCTCTGAATCTAGTAAGACAGCGTGCTGGTTTAGATGACTCTGATGATCTAAGCACCGAGGCTGTATGGAAAGAGAGACGCCTAGAGCTAGCATTTGAACATGATAGATATTTTGACCTAGTAAGACAAGGTCGCGCAGAAGAAGTTTTGAATTCAAAAGGAATTCGATTCATAGCTGGAAAACACGAGGTATTTCCTATACCGCAAGAGCAAATTGATCTAAGTGGTGGAGCGTTGGTTCAGAATCCTAATTACTAA
- a CDS encoding bacteriorhodopsin, translating to MRNIENLYDYTVGQFEAIDHMLTMGVGVHFAALVFFIVVSRFVAPKYRVATALSCIVMLSAGMILFSQAAMWTDAFRFNGEVYTLQDLTFSNGYRYVNWMATIPCLLVQLLIVLNLKGKSIFSTATWLIISAWGMIVTGYIGQLYEVDDLSQLMVWGAISTAFFVVMNWIVGVRIFRNKSTMTGGTQSTITKVFWLMMFAWTLYPIAYLVPQFMPSADGVVLRQGLFTVADISSKVIYGIMITYIAIKQSAAAGYVPAQQALDKIGMDKSAVA from the coding sequence ATGAGAAACATTGAAAATTTATACGATTACACGGTAGGTCAATTTGAAGCTATCGATCACATGCTTACCATGGGCGTAGGTGTGCACTTTGCTGCATTAGTATTCTTTATTGTGGTGTCCCGTTTTGTAGCTCCTAAATATAGAGTTGCAACAGCATTGTCTTGTATTGTAATGTTGTCGGCAGGTATGATCCTGTTTTCACAAGCTGCAATGTGGACTGACGCCTTTAGATTTAATGGTGAGGTGTACACTCTGCAAGATCTAACATTCTCTAACGGTTACCGTTATGTGAACTGGATGGCTACCATTCCATGTTTGCTTGTACAATTATTGATCGTCTTGAACTTGAAGGGTAAATCAATATTTTCAACAGCGACCTGGTTAATCATCTCTGCATGGGGTATGATCGTTACAGGTTATATTGGACAATTGTATGAAGTAGATGATCTATCACAACTCATGGTTTGGGGAGCGATTAGTACAGCATTCTTTGTAGTGATGAACTGGATTGTAGGTGTAAGAATCTTTAGAAACAAGTCTACCATGACTGGTGGTACCCAATCTACTATTACCAAGGTTTTCTGGTTAATGATGTTTGCATGGACACTATATCCTATAGCTTATCTAGTACCGCAATTTATGCCTAGCGCTGATGGTGTAGTATTGAGACAAGGATTATTTACGGTGGCTGATATATCAAGTAAAGTGATTTACGGTATCATGATTACCTACATTGCCATCAAACAATCTGCCGCTGCTGGATATGTACCAGCGCAACAAGCACTTGATAAAATAGGTATGGATAAGAGTGCGGTAGCATAG
- a CDS encoding DUF2254 domain-containing protein: MVLIFLPYEAENLPHFLKNLMIQDRENIQFVLMFIIGGIFTLTIFSYTMVMNVMDRSINNFSPRLIPLILSEKHHQLTLGFNCGTIIYAMVLSIPAASEEISRRPPLGATIGIVFSIICILLFIYFIHSVSQSIHINYILKKSFTKSSKGIEGMHKRAEISESKGRPEDLNSWNVKKSDDCGYFQIPDLDALGKIAKKNKCHVWIEPQPGMFVLQEDVLLRTDGDIEKLWSNIRKQVNVSMRVPLEMHETEIKHLVEVAVKASSPAINDPGTALGAIDYLTQLFILRSRIPDHNCYSEDGEHYVYVKWLKTVDLVRYCYVEMWNYMKEDPILVKSLRKSLLRLHQEDIDITDLPFPIFEDVKD; this comes from the coding sequence GTGGTGTTAATTTTTTTGCCATACGAGGCAGAAAACTTACCGCATTTCCTCAAGAATCTTATGATTCAGGATCGTGAGAACATTCAGTTTGTTCTCATGTTTATTATTGGTGGGATCTTCACGCTGACCATATTTAGTTATACGATGGTAATGAATGTGATGGATCGTAGCATCAATAACTTCTCACCTAGATTGATACCGCTTATCCTATCAGAGAAACACCATCAATTAACACTAGGTTTTAATTGCGGTACGATCATTTATGCAATGGTTTTATCAATACCAGCTGCCAGTGAGGAAATATCTAGACGGCCACCGCTAGGCGCTACCATAGGTATTGTTTTTAGCATCATTTGTATTTTACTTTTTATCTACTTTATACACAGTGTATCGCAGTCTATTCACATTAATTATATCCTGAAAAAGAGTTTTACTAAATCCAGTAAAGGCATTGAAGGCATGCACAAGCGTGCAGAAATCTCTGAAAGTAAAGGCAGACCAGAAGATTTGAATAGCTGGAATGTCAAAAAAAGCGATGACTGCGGATATTTTCAAATACCTGACCTAGACGCGTTAGGAAAAATCGCTAAAAAGAATAAATGTCACGTATGGATTGAACCGCAACCAGGTATGTTTGTCTTGCAAGAGGACGTGCTACTGCGCACTGATGGTGATATCGAAAAATTGTGGAGCAACATCAGGAAACAGGTCAATGTAAGTATGCGCGTACCGCTTGAAATGCATGAGACTGAGATAAAACACCTGGTAGAAGTGGCCGTAAAAGCAAGTAGTCCAGCGATCAATGATCCAGGAACGGCGCTAGGTGCCATTGACTACCTCACACAGCTATTTATCCTGAGATCAAGAATACCAGATCACAATTGCTATTCAGAAGATGGAGAACATTACGTCTATGTCAAATGGCTCAAAACCGTCGATCTAGTGCGCTATTGTTATGTTGAGATGTGGAACTATATGAAAGAAGATCCTATTCTCGTCAAGTCATTACGCAAATCATTATTGAGGTTACATCAAGAAGACATTGATATCACTGACTTGCCTTTTCCTATTTTTGAAGATGTTAAAGACTAA
- a CDS encoding helix-turn-helix and ligand-binding sensor domain-containing protein → MLKYLFLFMLLSMSGHLVSQDLHPEITNYSYGGSQNWSIDIDESQIVSIANNSGLTRFDGQSWSLHPIPKKMIVRSVLCVGSRTYIGSYEEFGYWDKQENGELIYHSLSTKFPEKTPQQSEEFWQIIEHEGIIYFRSFGSIYKYDGTSIQLVVNSLDISSLAVLDSKLLYGSLSQGVFEVVGNQVRPYSHGTSLDELTNVNNIEVFDNQLFIYDQTRGAFLYDSKERIELSNSLEQMLEEDVLNKVEFIDDDRIAFGTIKNGVIIYSIASQNIETINRKSGLRNNTVLDLTAHNGNLWLALDNGVSRIAVDSAISFYTDDTGTLGTVYDIELLNGQLYLASNTGVYTFIDNQLTLLENSEGHCWGIHKSNSELFFGHNKGALILANGKLELIEGSYSGVYDYVPIPNSQDFLLSTYSGIGYLSIDNGSYEVTKLDGLDVPIDNIIFENEKLLWATDNFKNLFKIEFNTNNKTLESVVLMESKELAKEKMVDIVKIDDLPYFVIGGSWFTYSHGKSSFQPAEKFEGKLLIGQDDSSLWFMNEDRSSIVKIDRQSGEVTTLSNQEFFSKLVDGYSKVFAIDENRSSINLKDGFAIIHNDKSGINDYESIIIKEITASDKIIERSEPNDLILSYEEARSINFKIYSPGNYDHNFTYQLEGEMSQSDKIMDGSFMLRNLKSGNYILSIVDSGNDQIRKELSIEVMAPWYLSWWMKLGYLLLLIALLFLAGRYQKIKANKAHNKAQKELLQQAKQKLEAVEKENLIKEVESRQKELINRTATIVRKNEAIITLRNELRKLQESSPNKIRTDNILKRTGEQLDSKNDWHLFESKFNSLNEDFFNNLSRKFPKLTSKDQKLCAYIKIGLTSKEIAPLLGITKRSVELQRYRLRKKLNLDTDITFPEFLSQL, encoded by the coding sequence ATGCTCAAGTACCTATTCCTTTTCATGTTACTGTCCATGAGCGGTCATTTAGTATCACAGGATCTACATCCTGAAATCACTAATTACTCCTATGGTGGTAGTCAAAACTGGAGTATTGATATTGATGAATCTCAAATTGTTTCCATAGCCAATAATTCTGGGCTAACAAGATTTGATGGGCAATCCTGGTCCTTGCATCCCATTCCCAAGAAAATGATCGTACGTTCTGTACTGTGTGTGGGCAGCAGGACCTACATAGGCTCTTATGAAGAATTTGGTTATTGGGACAAGCAAGAAAATGGCGAGCTCATATATCATTCTCTATCAACAAAGTTTCCTGAAAAAACACCACAACAAAGTGAAGAGTTCTGGCAGATTATTGAGCATGAAGGCATTATCTATTTTAGGTCTTTTGGATCGATTTATAAATATGATGGCACTAGCATCCAACTAGTTGTGAACTCCTTAGATATTTCTAGTCTAGCGGTACTTGATAGTAAATTGCTTTACGGTAGTCTCTCGCAAGGAGTTTTTGAGGTAGTTGGGAATCAGGTTAGACCTTATTCCCATGGAACATCACTAGATGAACTTACCAACGTGAACAACATTGAAGTGTTTGATAACCAATTGTTCATCTATGATCAAACACGTGGTGCATTCCTGTATGATTCTAAGGAGCGTATAGAACTATCTAATTCCTTAGAACAAATGCTTGAAGAGGATGTTCTTAATAAGGTAGAATTTATTGATGATGATAGAATCGCTTTTGGAACTATTAAGAATGGTGTAATAATATATTCTATAGCGAGTCAAAATATTGAGACTATTAATAGAAAGTCGGGATTACGGAATAATACTGTATTGGATCTTACAGCCCACAATGGAAATTTATGGCTGGCCTTAGATAATGGTGTAAGTCGCATCGCAGTAGATAGCGCTATTTCTTTTTATACTGATGACACTGGCACATTAGGGACTGTATATGATATTGAATTACTTAATGGACAACTTTATCTAGCCAGCAATACTGGTGTTTATACTTTCATTGATAACCAATTGACCCTTTTGGAAAATTCTGAAGGTCATTGTTGGGGCATCCATAAATCCAATAGTGAGCTATTCTTTGGCCATAATAAAGGAGCACTGATTCTGGCAAATGGAAAGCTTGAATTAATAGAAGGTTCCTACAGCGGCGTCTACGATTACGTTCCTATCCCGAATTCTCAAGACTTTCTATTATCGACCTATTCTGGAATAGGGTATCTATCTATCGATAACGGCAGCTATGAAGTAACAAAACTCGACGGGCTGGACGTGCCTATTGACAACATCATTTTTGAGAACGAAAAGCTCCTATGGGCGACAGATAATTTCAAAAATCTATTTAAAATAGAGTTTAACACCAACAATAAGACGCTTGAAAGTGTAGTCTTGATGGAAAGCAAGGAGTTAGCAAAGGAGAAAATGGTTGATATCGTCAAAATTGATGATCTACCTTACTTTGTGATAGGTGGATCATGGTTTACCTACTCGCATGGAAAAAGCAGCTTTCAACCTGCTGAAAAATTTGAAGGTAAATTACTGATTGGTCAAGATGATAGCAGTCTTTGGTTTATGAATGAAGATCGTTCTAGCATCGTCAAGATAGACCGGCAGTCAGGTGAAGTAACAACACTTTCTAATCAAGAATTTTTCTCAAAACTCGTAGACGGTTACTCAAAAGTTTTCGCGATTGACGAAAACCGCAGCAGCATCAACCTTAAAGACGGATTTGCAATTATTCACAATGATAAAAGCGGTATCAATGATTATGAAAGCATAATCATCAAGGAAATAACCGCTAGCGATAAGATAATAGAGCGATCTGAGCCGAATGACCTCATATTGAGTTATGAAGAAGCTAGATCTATAAACTTTAAAATTTATTCTCCTGGTAATTATGATCATAATTTCACATACCAGCTTGAAGGAGAAATGAGTCAATCTGATAAAATTATGGATGGTAGTTTCATGCTGCGCAATCTCAAAAGCGGCAATTATATTTTATCTATTGTCGATAGTGGGAACGACCAAATAAGAAAAGAACTGAGCATTGAGGTAATGGCGCCCTGGTATCTAAGTTGGTGGATGAAGCTGGGTTATTTACTGTTACTTATAGCATTATTGTTCCTTGCAGGTAGATATCAAAAGATCAAAGCCAATAAAGCTCATAACAAGGCTCAAAAAGAATTACTACAACAAGCCAAGCAAAAGCTTGAAGCTGTGGAAAAAGAGAACCTAATTAAAGAAGTGGAGTCTCGACAAAAGGAATTGATTAACCGCACCGCGACGATTGTAAGAAAGAATGAGGCGATCATAACTCTAAGAAATGAACTTAGAAAACTTCAGGAAAGCTCGCCTAATAAGATCAGGACAGACAATATTTTAAAAAGAACTGGTGAACAGCTGGACAGTAAAAATGACTGGCATTTATTTGAGTCAAAATTCAATTCATTGAATGAGGACTTCTTTAATAATCTATCCAGAAAGTTTCCAAAATTGACCAGTAAAGATCAAAAGCTATGTGCCTATATCAAAATAGGTCTTACTTCTAAAGAAATTGCTCCGTTGTTGGGAATCACTAAAAGAAGTGTTGAACTACAACGTTATCGATTACGAAAAAAGCTAAATCTAGATACAGATATTACTTTTCCAGAATTTTTGTCCCAGTTATAA
- a CDS encoding SusC/RagA family TonB-linked outer membrane protein, translated as MRFQVKLTTSILFFLLTQFVFAQKTITGVVVDESDVPILGASIFIKSKNLGTQTGFDGDFSIEAEIGDLVSVSYIGFETQEFTVDSRDEYRIILPTSINSLEEIVIVGYGKQKKAILTSSVSIVDGDEVAKEPVLNVTQALQGKAAGVNIIASDAPGQASSVIIRGLGTVQGGRDPLYVVDGVLTDNINNINSADIESINVLKDAASLAIYGNRGANGVIIVTTKQGRKGDMKVSFDAYSGFRDILTRVELANASEYVIYSNEALRRDYLTDNDPTNDNSTVGFIPTDQQFDTDWLDAITQIGLVNNFNLSASGGSDMITAFFSASFNDERGVLLNDEFNRLTLRSNVDYKISEKLRFSHNVSSQLATGTPQNYALFTSAYKQAPIIPVRDENGNYGSSININSVANPAVDASNEFKEDKNKFFKIQGAFKIDYDVLDDLTFTSRFSIETEYGRFYSFRDRLGNFLAQNPFNTPSSFEGDAENPANTRLTVTHTNTYRWFLDNYFTYDKTFNDVHGINATLGITSEESGSEFLSATRNNVPLDTNLNFNLNTGDEDETQLNSGALSVRDRLYSYIARLNYDYDNKYLFGGSFRRDGSSKFQKGQQFGNFFAVSAGWVITEESFMDDSVFDVLKLRASYGELGNQNVPLNVLNATTGAGGFYAFGQNQLLQQGITITGTIQEDLTWETTEEYNFGVEFTLLDYRLSGELDVYQRLNTNAILQIELPDIIGFDPFNASVGQIQNRGIELAVNWNDDITDDFKYSIGINASYNENEITEVTNPFFLEQLGGFINNGQYTKRIAVGQPLGSFYLYDVAGIDDNGDLVYKDLNEDGVIDESDRAFFGSYLPKFFGGVNLGTQYKQFDLTVDTYFNVGNKVYNGKKAQRFGNENIEAVDFNSRYTTGRPSNTTPRAFNNVPLSSTYYLEDGDFLRINNITLGYTLPLKENSIFDSFRVYATAKNPFIFQKFSGFTPELPGAPLGNAGIELDAFPTLRSFYIGLNTSF; from the coding sequence ATGAGATTTCAGGTCAAATTAACTACCTCAATCCTTTTCTTTTTATTAACTCAGTTTGTTTTTGCACAAAAAACAATCACTGGAGTAGTAGTTGATGAAAGTGATGTTCCAATTTTAGGTGCATCCATTTTCATTAAATCTAAAAATCTAGGGACGCAAACAGGCTTTGATGGCGATTTTTCTATAGAAGCTGAAATAGGTGATTTAGTTTCGGTCAGTTATATAGGGTTTGAAACTCAAGAATTTACAGTAGATAGTCGAGATGAATATCGGATAATTCTTCCAACTAGTATAAACTCTCTCGAAGAAATTGTAATTGTTGGATATGGTAAACAGAAGAAAGCTATTCTTACCAGCTCTGTCTCGATAGTAGATGGCGATGAAGTTGCAAAAGAACCGGTTCTTAATGTGACTCAAGCGCTTCAAGGAAAAGCTGCTGGTGTCAACATCATTGCATCTGATGCTCCAGGACAGGCCTCATCAGTAATTATACGTGGATTGGGAACTGTTCAAGGTGGTAGAGATCCACTTTATGTTGTTGATGGAGTATTGACGGATAACATCAATAATATCAATTCGGCGGACATAGAATCGATCAACGTTTTGAAAGATGCCGCTTCACTCGCCATTTATGGTAATAGAGGTGCCAATGGTGTAATCATAGTTACCACCAAACAAGGAAGGAAAGGTGACATGAAAGTAAGCTTTGATGCATACTCAGGCTTTAGAGATATTCTTACTAGGGTTGAGCTAGCCAACGCATCAGAATATGTCATTTATAGTAATGAGGCATTAAGACGCGATTATCTTACTGATAATGACCCTACAAATGATAATAGCACCGTCGGTTTTATTCCTACCGACCAGCAATTTGATACCGACTGGCTAGACGCCATAACGCAAATTGGACTGGTCAACAATTTTAATCTTTCCGCTTCTGGTGGATCAGATATGATCACAGCTTTCTTCAGCGCTAGTTTTAACGATGAACGAGGTGTTTTGCTTAATGATGAGTTCAATCGATTAACCTTAAGAAGTAATGTAGATTATAAAATCTCTGAAAAACTGAGGTTTTCACATAATGTGAGCTCTCAATTAGCAACCGGCACACCGCAAAATTATGCTTTGTTTACTTCGGCATATAAGCAAGCACCTATAATTCCGGTGCGTGATGAGAATGGCAATTACGGTTCTTCCATCAATATCAATAGCGTGGCAAATCCAGCGGTAGATGCGAGTAATGAATTTAAAGAGGACAAGAATAAGTTTTTCAAGATTCAAGGCGCCTTCAAGATTGATTATGATGTTCTCGATGATTTGACTTTTACATCTAGATTTTCCATTGAGACAGAGTATGGTAGGTTTTATTCATTTAGGGACAGATTAGGTAACTTCCTTGCACAAAATCCATTCAATACACCAAGTAGTTTTGAAGGTGATGCTGAAAATCCAGCAAACACGAGACTGACAGTCACACACACAAATACTTATAGATGGTTTCTTGATAATTACTTTACCTATGACAAAACATTCAATGATGTTCATGGTATCAATGCCACGCTAGGTATTACGTCAGAAGAAAGTGGCAGTGAATTCTTATCTGCAACTAGAAATAATGTTCCCTTAGACACTAACTTAAATTTCAATCTAAATACAGGAGATGAAGACGAGACGCAACTTAATTCGGGTGCGCTTAGTGTTAGGGATCGATTGTATTCGTACATCGCTCGACTCAACTATGACTATGACAACAAGTATCTTTTTGGAGGTTCTTTCAGGAGAGATGGATCAAGCAAATTTCAAAAAGGCCAACAATTTGGAAATTTCTTTGCAGTCAGCGCAGGTTGGGTGATTACAGAAGAGAGTTTCATGGACGATAGTGTATTCGACGTATTAAAGTTGAGAGCTAGTTATGGTGAATTGGGAAATCAAAATGTTCCGCTCAACGTTTTAAACGCAACGACTGGAGCAGGTGGTTTTTACGCCTTTGGACAGAACCAACTGCTACAGCAAGGAATTACCATTACAGGTACAATACAGGAAGATCTCACATGGGAGACTACTGAAGAGTACAATTTCGGAGTAGAATTTACACTGCTAGATTACCGTCTTTCAGGTGAGCTTGATGTATATCAAAGACTCAACACTAATGCCATTTTACAAATAGAGCTGCCCGACATCATCGGGTTCGATCCTTTTAATGCTAGCGTAGGGCAAATTCAAAATCGCGGAATTGAGCTTGCGGTAAATTGGAACGATGACATCACAGATGATTTTAAATACTCAATAGGAATCAATGCTTCCTACAATGAGAACGAAATTACCGAAGTAACAAATCCTTTTTTCTTGGAGCAATTAGGTGGTTTCATCAACAATGGACAGTACACAAAAAGGATTGCGGTAGGCCAGCCGTTGGGTAGTTTCTATTTATATGATGTAGCAGGTATTGATGACAATGGCGACTTGGTTTACAAAGACTTAAACGAGGATGGTGTTATTGACGAGAGTGACAGAGCGTTTTTCGGGTCTTACCTACCAAAGTTTTTCGGCGGAGTGAATCTTGGTACTCAATACAAACAGTTTGATCTAACAGTTGACACTTATTTTAATGTAGGTAATAAGGTTTACAATGGTAAAAAGGCCCAACGCTTCGGTAATGAAAATATTGAAGCTGTAGATTTTAATAGTCGATACACTACTGGTCGACCTAGTAACACAACACCTAGGGCATTTAATAATGTTCCTCTCTCATCTACCTATTATTTGGAGGATGGTGATTTTCTACGAATTAACAATATAACATTAGGCTATACTTTGCCATTAAAAGAAAACTCAATTTTTGATTCTTTCAGGGTTTATGCTACAGCAAAAAACCCATTTATCTTTCAAAAATTCTCAGGATTCACTCCTGAGCTTCCTGGAGCACCGCTAGGTAACGCCGGAATTGAGCTAGACGCATTTCCAACTCTTAGATCATTCTATATAGGCTTAAATACATCTTTTTAA